From the genome of Acetomicrobium thermoterrenum DSM 13490, one region includes:
- a CDS encoding slipin family protein produces MLNALLEGVFSLGAYLGAIIIVILILASAIKIIPEYQRGVVFRLGRVMDPKGPGIIVIIPIVDKMVRVDLRVFTLDVPVQEVLTKDNVPIKVNAVVYFRVIDPIRSVVAVENHVMATSLLSQTTLRSVVGRSELDEVLSERERINVELQQIIDERTDPWGIKISAVEVKELELPENMKRALARQAEAERERRAKIINAEGEYQAAARLSEAASLMEVSPITLQLRYLQTLKEMSSERNATIIVPFPVELLKAFMAVTKRDEE; encoded by the coding sequence ATGTTAAATGCTTTGTTAGAGGGGGTATTCAGCTTGGGAGCTTATTTGGGAGCGATAATCATAGTTATCTTAATTTTAGCTTCGGCCATCAAGATAATTCCCGAATATCAGCGAGGCGTCGTCTTTAGGCTGGGAAGGGTAATGGATCCGAAGGGGCCGGGCATCATAGTCATAATTCCCATAGTCGATAAAATGGTGAGGGTTGACCTTCGGGTCTTTACCCTGGATGTGCCGGTGCAGGAGGTATTGACCAAAGACAACGTCCCCATTAAGGTGAACGCCGTCGTTTATTTTCGCGTAATCGATCCTATCAGGTCCGTGGTTGCCGTAGAAAACCACGTCATGGCCACGAGTCTTCTGTCTCAGACTACCTTGAGGTCGGTCGTGGGCAGGTCGGAGCTCGACGAAGTACTTTCCGAGAGGGAGAGGATTAACGTAGAGCTCCAGCAGATCATCGATGAGAGGACTGATCCCTGGGGCATCAAAATTTCGGCCGTCGAGGTAAAGGAACTCGAATTGCCCGAGAACATGAAGCGCGCACTGGCAAGGCAAGCGGAGGCGGAAAGGGAACGGAGAGCCAAGATAATAAACGCCGAAGGCGAATACCAGGCGGCGGCGAGGTTGTCCGAGGCTGCCAGTTTGATGGAGGTCTCTCCCATTACTCTGCAATTGCGCTACCTGCAGACATTGAAGGAGATGTCAAGCGAGAGAAACGCGACGATAATAGTCCCCTTCCCCGTGGAGTTATTGAAGGCCTTTATGGCCGTCACGAAGAGGGACGAAGAGTAG
- the leuS gene encoding leucine--tRNA ligase, with protein MPYDFAAIEAKWQKRWEKEGTFYVNPDDKRPKFYCLEMFPYPSGALHMGHLRNYSIGDLMARFLTMRGLNVLHPMGFDAFGLPAENAAIKYGVHPYEWTWNNIERMTAQLKSMGCSYDWRRRIATCHPDYYRWNQWFFLKFYEKGLAYKAEAPINWCPSCKTVLANEQVIEGGHCWRCGSEVTKRKLKQWFLSITKYAQELLDSLEDLPGWPEKVKIMQRNWIGRSEGVKLKFDVPELEETLETFTTRIDTIFGVTYIALSPEHPLVPKILSSCADRKRLESFVEAFAATNAGSRMQDTEKEGVFTGFYAVNPANGKVVPIWLANYVLMEYGTGAVMGVPAHDQRDFEFAKKYDIDIIPVVKPEKGELGELVRAFEEDGVACNSGQFDGLPTSEALKAMSDWAEREGFGRREVQYRLRDWLVSRQRYWGTPIPIVYCDHCGIVPVPEEDLPVILPTDVRMPKGGSSPLPALEEWVNTTCPRCGGPAKRETDTLDTFFCSSWYFLRFCSPWCDKAPFDDEVHYWMPVDQYIGGIEHACLHLIYSRFFTKVLADMGMIRFREPFVNLLTQGMVIKDGAKMSKSKGNVVDPDDIIKRYGADTARLFILFASPPDKDLEWSDQGVEGVYRFLSRVWRYMEDNIEDLKKADPARLSMESLREGKKRNLKRRIHRTIELVTRDIEVERQFNTAVARFMELFNEMYSYEPKDGADWSLLREAAEVLVVCLSPFVPHFCEELWERLGHDSMVLKQPWPEVDASALVEDEVTIVVQINGKVRERMTLPAGLSEDDLVKKVFEDDKVRKRIEGLQVLKTIVVPDKLVNLVVKG; from the coding sequence ATGCCCTACGATTTTGCTGCCATCGAAGCTAAATGGCAAAAGCGGTGGGAAAAAGAAGGAACTTTTTACGTAAATCCCGATGATAAACGGCCGAAATTCTACTGCCTGGAGATGTTCCCCTACCCGAGCGGGGCCTTGCACATGGGGCATTTGAGAAATTACTCCATAGGCGATCTCATGGCCAGGTTTTTGACGATGAGGGGCTTAAACGTCCTTCATCCCATGGGATTTGATGCCTTTGGCCTTCCCGCTGAAAATGCTGCCATAAAATACGGCGTTCATCCCTACGAATGGACTTGGAACAACATAGAGAGGATGACCGCTCAATTGAAGAGCATGGGGTGCAGCTACGACTGGAGAAGGCGTATAGCCACCTGTCATCCCGACTATTATCGTTGGAACCAGTGGTTTTTTCTTAAGTTCTACGAAAAAGGTTTGGCCTACAAGGCGGAAGCGCCCATAAACTGGTGCCCCAGCTGCAAGACGGTCTTGGCCAACGAACAGGTCATAGAGGGAGGACATTGCTGGAGGTGCGGCAGCGAGGTAACGAAGAGAAAGCTCAAACAGTGGTTCCTTTCGATAACTAAATATGCACAGGAGTTGCTCGACAGCCTGGAGGACCTCCCCGGCTGGCCCGAGAAGGTCAAGATAATGCAAAGGAACTGGATAGGACGCTCCGAAGGCGTAAAGCTCAAATTCGATGTCCCCGAGCTCGAGGAGACTTTGGAGACCTTCACCACAAGGATCGATACGATTTTTGGAGTAACCTATATCGCTCTCTCCCCCGAACATCCTCTTGTACCCAAGATCCTTTCTTCGTGTGCCGACAGAAAGAGACTCGAGTCCTTCGTTGAAGCTTTTGCGGCGACAAATGCCGGATCTCGAATGCAGGATACGGAAAAGGAAGGAGTCTTCACAGGCTTTTACGCCGTAAATCCCGCCAACGGAAAGGTCGTCCCCATATGGTTGGCCAATTACGTGCTGATGGAATATGGCACGGGCGCCGTCATGGGCGTTCCCGCCCATGATCAAAGGGACTTTGAATTCGCGAAGAAATACGACATAGACATAATACCCGTCGTAAAACCCGAGAAAGGAGAGCTTGGAGAGCTTGTCCGTGCCTTTGAAGAAGACGGAGTGGCCTGTAATTCCGGTCAGTTCGATGGCCTGCCCACGTCTGAAGCTCTGAAGGCCATGTCCGACTGGGCCGAAAGGGAGGGCTTCGGGAGGAGGGAGGTTCAATACAGGCTTCGGGACTGGCTGGTGTCGCGTCAGCGTTACTGGGGCACGCCCATTCCCATCGTCTATTGCGACCATTGTGGCATCGTTCCCGTTCCCGAAGAAGACCTTCCCGTCATCCTTCCGACGGACGTTCGGATGCCCAAGGGCGGAAGCAGCCCCCTGCCAGCATTGGAGGAATGGGTCAACACTACATGTCCGAGGTGCGGCGGGCCGGCAAAGAGGGAGACTGACACTCTGGACACATTTTTCTGTTCCTCCTGGTATTTTCTGCGTTTTTGCTCTCCCTGGTGCGACAAAGCTCCCTTCGACGATGAAGTGCATTACTGGATGCCCGTGGACCAGTATATAGGGGGCATCGAACATGCCTGTCTCCATCTGATATATTCCCGCTTCTTCACTAAAGTTTTGGCAGATATGGGAATGATCCGTTTCAGGGAGCCCTTCGTAAACCTGCTAACCCAGGGTATGGTGATAAAAGACGGCGCCAAGATGTCCAAATCCAAGGGCAATGTCGTGGACCCCGACGACATCATTAAACGTTACGGAGCGGATACGGCGAGGCTTTTCATACTCTTTGCCTCTCCCCCCGACAAGGACCTGGAGTGGTCAGACCAGGGGGTGGAAGGGGTATACAGGTTTCTGTCCAGAGTTTGGCGTTACATGGAAGACAACATAGAAGACCTGAAAAAGGCCGACCCCGCCCGCTTGTCCATGGAATCCTTGCGGGAGGGAAAGAAGAGAAATCTAAAACGAAGGATACACAGGACTATAGAGCTTGTGACGAGGGACATAGAAGTGGAAAGGCAGTTTAATACGGCTGTAGCGAGGTTCATGGAGCTTTTCAACGAGATGTATTCCTACGAACCCAAAGATGGGGCCGACTGGTCTTTGCTTCGTGAGGCCGCCGAGGTTTTGGTGGTATGTCTTTCGCCCTTCGTTCCTCACTTCTGCGAAGAGCTTTGGGAGAGGCTGGGGCATGACAGTATGGTCTTAAAACAGCCTTGGCCTGAAGTCGATGCAAGCGCTTTGGTCGAAGACGAGGTTACTATTGTCGTTCAGATTAACGGGAAGGTAAGGGAAAGGATGACCCTTCCCGCGGGTTTATCCGAGGATGATCTCGTTAAGAAGGTGTTTGAAGACGACAAGGTGCGAAAAAGGATAGAGGGTTTGCAGGTTTTAAAGACCATCGTCGTTCCCGATAAACTGGTAAACCTGGTGGTGAAAGGTTAG
- the holA gene encoding DNA polymerase III subunit delta has protein sequence MPHLVAIELTAPQRRNRVEGILRKFESEGYEKAGRLEEPGSWSELFALASTQGLFRDRLLYIIDEAEKLGPFPDRLEALLEKEGASNVIVLLYNGKCNAFPKSLKEKVRIVTVGRELKNKGERLRWMEEVAQRKGLSLTGEALYLLDEWIEDVEEIESEIEKFCLAEQKSVTADMVRELSKDEGSRTLIRLLDGVCLRDGKTVLSSLKKLQGKAEFLVVVTSLYNRLRLASLFLSFGGRGLDAAGARYYQSKMAKEAACRYPKEAIWNASVSLVLLSAAEKMRRGKGWLGLELVLCDLIRTQPPSSC, from the coding sequence GTGCCCCATTTGGTAGCTATAGAGCTGACAGCGCCCCAGAGGCGCAATCGGGTCGAGGGTATTTTAAGGAAATTTGAGTCCGAAGGTTACGAGAAGGCCGGGAGACTCGAGGAGCCTGGAAGCTGGAGCGAGCTTTTTGCCCTAGCTTCAACGCAGGGGCTTTTCCGGGATAGACTCCTTTACATAATCGATGAAGCCGAGAAGTTGGGTCCCTTTCCCGATAGACTGGAGGCCTTGCTCGAGAAAGAGGGGGCAAGCAATGTTATTGTGTTGCTTTACAACGGCAAATGCAACGCCTTCCCAAAGTCGCTGAAGGAAAAGGTCAGAATCGTCACAGTAGGAAGAGAGCTGAAGAACAAAGGTGAGCGCTTGCGGTGGATGGAGGAGGTTGCCCAAAGAAAGGGGCTGAGCTTGACCGGGGAAGCCCTTTACCTTTTGGACGAGTGGATTGAGGACGTCGAAGAGATAGAAAGCGAGATCGAAAAGTTTTGCCTCGCGGAACAAAAGTCGGTGACTGCCGATATGGTCAGAGAGTTGTCGAAGGACGAGGGATCGCGGACTCTCATTCGGCTGCTCGATGGTGTGTGTTTGCGGGACGGAAAGACGGTTCTGTCTTCTTTGAAAAAATTGCAGGGAAAGGCGGAGTTTTTGGTCGTTGTCACCTCTTTATACAACAGACTGAGGTTGGCTTCGCTTTTCCTTTCCTTTGGAGGCAGAGGGCTGGATGCCGCAGGCGCCAGGTATTATCAGAGCAAGATGGCCAAGGAGGCGGCATGCCGATACCCCAAAGAAGCGATCTGGAATGCAAGCGTTTCGTTGGTATTGCTTTCGGCCGCCGAAAAGATGAGGAGAGGAAAGGGTTGGTTGGGCCTGGAGCTGGTCCTTTGCGACTTAATCCGGACCCAACCTCCTTCATCCTGTTAA
- the rpsT gene encoding 30S ribosomal protein S20 yields MPSTKSALRRMRIAERNRIYNRAWKTKTKTMTKKVMQAVEENDLNSAVRLFDEAQSVIDKAVVKGVIHKNTAARRKARLAKLIVNLKKTAEAESPSQETV; encoded by the coding sequence ATGCCCAGCACGAAATCTGCACTTAGAAGAATGCGAATCGCTGAGAGAAACAGGATCTACAATCGCGCCTGGAAGACTAAAACCAAGACAATGACGAAGAAGGTCATGCAAGCCGTAGAAGAGAATGACTTGAATTCGGCTGTCAGGCTTTTCGATGAGGCACAATCCGTAATAGATAAAGCCGTCGTCAAGGGCGTGATCCACAAAAACACGGCTGCCCGCCGCAAGGCGAGGCTTGCCAAGCTGATCGTCAACCTCAAGAAAACCGCCGAGGCGGAATCCCCCTCTCAAGAGACCGTTTAA
- a CDS encoding DUF445 domain-containing protein yields the protein MAQIADSEREAKALNFIRNGTAIFFVILASAGFYLAAAGNSYGELFAAIGVSGGVGIFTNILAVKMLFRPMYIPIIKVPVPGSGVIAKNREKILNTFANEVRNRLLTPDALKQAAEDEAFFQSVSPVLQREIMRLYLRRDNLRALLGVLEKPLTDFFDSPGFEHMVRERLIEVERSHFALSLASKVGLFQVENLTKWIVSLVKERWRYFLQGEEGLKELQKQVALMLSKASWDEGEAIKIFKEAFERIVHKVLMKIDLGELAKKSLGEVEEGDVEVYLEKLAQKYLFWIEMWGGIVGAFIGLFMGMWFVL from the coding sequence ATGGCTCAAATCGCCGATAGCGAAAGGGAAGCTAAAGCGTTGAACTTCATCAGGAACGGGACAGCTATCTTTTTCGTAATTCTTGCTTCCGCCGGGTTTTATCTGGCAGCGGCTGGGAATTCCTACGGAGAGCTTTTTGCAGCAATTGGCGTCTCGGGCGGGGTGGGTATATTTACGAACATATTGGCGGTGAAGATGCTTTTCCGCCCCATGTATATCCCGATAATCAAGGTTCCCGTCCCGGGAAGCGGCGTCATCGCCAAAAATCGTGAAAAGATTCTAAACACCTTTGCCAACGAGGTGAGAAACAGGCTCCTTACCCCCGACGCCCTGAAGCAGGCGGCGGAGGACGAGGCCTTTTTTCAATCCGTAAGTCCGGTCCTTCAGCGGGAGATAATGCGGCTTTACTTGAGGAGGGACAACCTGAGGGCCCTGTTGGGAGTGCTCGAAAAGCCCTTGACCGATTTTTTCGACAGCCCCGGTTTCGAACATATGGTCAGAGAGAGGCTGATCGAGGTTGAGAGATCTCATTTCGCCCTATCTCTTGCTTCTAAGGTAGGGTTGTTTCAAGTGGAAAACCTGACCAAATGGATAGTCTCGCTGGTTAAAGAAAGGTGGAGATATTTTTTACAAGGAGAAGAGGGGTTGAAGGAACTCCAAAAGCAGGTTGCGCTCATGCTTTCTAAAGCCTCCTGGGATGAGGGAGAGGCGATTAAAATCTTCAAGGAGGCCTTCGAACGGATAGTTCATAAGGTGTTGATGAAGATAGACTTGGGAGAGCTGGCCAAAAAATCCCTAGGGGAGGTCGAGGAGGGAGACGTGGAGGTCTACCTGGAAAAGCTGGCACAGAAGTACCTCTTCTGGATAGAGATGTGGGGAGGAATTGTGGGAGCTTTCATAGGTCTTTTTATGGGGATGTGGTTCGTTCTGTAA
- the rpmH gene encoding 50S ribosomal protein L34, with amino-acid sequence MPKRTFQPHVKPRKRKMGFLARSSSPSGQRILRNRRRRGRQRLAV; translated from the coding sequence GTGCCTAAAAGGACATTTCAGCCGCACGTCAAACCTCGCAAGCGCAAAATGGGCTTCCTGGCTCGTTCCAGCTCGCCCAGTGGACAGCGCATTCTCAGAAACAGGAGGCGTAGAGGACGTCAAAGGTTGGCAGTTTAG
- the rnpA gene encoding ribonuclease P protein component — protein sequence MSYRYPRSVRLRRREEFDLLFREGKRARGAYVRMLYIKAPEGAGTRIGVAVGKKQGKSCVRNRGRRLLKEAARRLLPWLKEDYWIVLQLSSAGLTKGARDIYFDMADLWRREGLMRADWPGADFTPWTKGEENE from the coding sequence ATGTCCTACCGCTATCCCAGATCGGTTAGGTTGCGTCGCAGGGAGGAGTTTGACCTCCTCTTTCGAGAGGGCAAGAGAGCCCGCGGAGCATACGTGAGGATGTTGTACATAAAAGCTCCGGAAGGCGCTGGTACCCGCATTGGCGTTGCAGTGGGGAAAAAACAGGGAAAATCGTGTGTTCGAAATAGGGGGAGGCGCTTGCTCAAGGAAGCTGCAAGACGCCTCTTGCCTTGGTTGAAGGAGGACTATTGGATTGTCCTTCAGCTTTCGTCGGCGGGTTTGACAAAGGGTGCACGGGATATCTATTTCGATATGGCCGATTTGTGGAGACGAGAAGGCTTGATGCGGGCAGATTGGCCCGGTGCCGATTTTACCCCTTGGACGAAGGGTGAGGAGAATGAATAA
- the yidD gene encoding membrane protein insertion efficiency factor YidD, whose product MNKTGYLLEKPFKRMLILSIRLYQIFLSPLLGRNCRFYPSCSQYALEAIEQWGAIRGSWLTVKRLCRCGPWHPGGYDPVPGTDRKTG is encoded by the coding sequence ATGAATAAAACAGGATATCTCCTGGAAAAGCCCTTTAAGCGTATGCTCATTCTGTCGATAAGGCTTTATCAGATTTTTCTTTCGCCCCTGCTTGGGCGCAATTGTCGGTTTTATCCCTCCTGTTCTCAATATGCTCTTGAGGCTATTGAGCAGTGGGGCGCAATTCGGGGAAGTTGGTTGACCGTTAAGAGATTATGTCGCTGTGGTCCCTGGCATCCGGGAGGATATGACCCGGTTCCCGGGACAGATCGAAAGACAGGGTAG
- a CDS encoding YidC/Oxa1 family membrane protein insertase, whose translation MGSLWQLGTDLMLGVLNFFYEISNSYGIAIILLTILIRILLYPLSHKQLVSMKKMQQIQPRLKTLQEKYKDDRQKLNQEVMKLYKEYGVNPAAGCLPLLVQLPILILLFRVIMNYDFGEEFFVGVSLKHSLLALMSQALGASETARAGITTVLGAVASNPAGLLNFGIYGGTLLLWLGVGFVTWFQQKMTTSSAASEQMAFMGWFMPLFMMFICLSLPGGVLLYWGVSSLIGVVQQAWVQRRASVEGAKKPVLYKEKPRSAEKPKDL comes from the coding sequence GTGGGTTCTTTGTGGCAATTGGGTACTGATTTAATGTTGGGGGTTCTCAACTTCTTTTACGAGATCAGCAATTCTTACGGAATAGCCATAATTCTTTTGACTATCTTGATCAGGATTTTGCTGTACCCGCTCTCCCATAAACAGCTTGTCAGCATGAAGAAGATGCAGCAAATTCAGCCACGTCTGAAGACCTTGCAGGAGAAGTACAAGGACGACAGACAGAAGTTAAACCAGGAGGTGATGAAGCTATATAAGGAATACGGCGTGAATCCGGCGGCGGGCTGTTTGCCCCTCCTTGTGCAGCTTCCCATCCTCATACTTCTTTTCAGGGTTATAATGAATTATGATTTTGGAGAAGAGTTCTTCGTCGGCGTATCTTTAAAGCATTCGCTTTTAGCCCTAATGAGCCAGGCCCTTGGCGCTTCGGAGACGGCAAGGGCGGGAATAACGACCGTCTTGGGAGCAGTCGCTTCAAATCCTGCAGGCCTTTTAAACTTTGGAATATACGGAGGCACTTTGTTGCTCTGGTTGGGAGTGGGCTTTGTTACTTGGTTTCAACAGAAGATGACCACAAGTTCGGCGGCGAGCGAGCAGATGGCCTTCATGGGCTGGTTCATGCCCCTCTTTATGATGTTTATATGTTTGAGCCTTCCTGGAGGCGTCCTCCTATACTGGGGTGTTTCCTCGCTAATAGGAGTTGTCCAGCAGGCGTGGGTGCAGCGCAGGGCCTCGGTTGAAGGTGCCAAAAAGCCGGTGTTGTATAAGGAAAAGCCCCGTTCGGCAGAAAAACCGAAGGATCTTTAA
- the jag gene encoding RNA-binding cell elongation regulator Jag/EloR, translated as MSEEKGVIVIEASSLEEAKVIAAQEWGISPGDVVVNLVEEEKKLFGILGKRLKVEVRPLYPLDLIRAQKMLGELLKKMDLNVSLSLTEDNTINISGGDAGIVIGRYGETLRALEHLINLMLNRNMDSNFKVLLDSDGYRTRREESIKRIATSAARKALSRRKPVGLQPMSSWERKVVHMALQSMDEVETRSVGQEPRRRVIVSPKPTSARKKEGARRNFKAD; from the coding sequence TTGAGCGAAGAAAAAGGTGTTATTGTCATAGAGGCCTCTTCGCTGGAAGAGGCAAAAGTTATTGCTGCGCAGGAGTGGGGAATAAGCCCGGGAGATGTGGTAGTTAATCTGGTCGAGGAGGAAAAAAAGTTATTCGGAATCTTGGGCAAGCGCCTGAAGGTCGAGGTCAGGCCCCTTTACCCTCTGGATTTGATCAGGGCGCAAAAGATGCTGGGCGAATTGTTGAAGAAGATGGATTTAAATGTCTCTCTTTCGCTAACGGAGGATAATACGATAAATATAAGCGGCGGCGACGCAGGAATTGTGATCGGCAGGTACGGGGAGACCTTGAGGGCCCTGGAGCATCTGATCAACCTCATGCTCAATCGGAATATGGATTCGAACTTCAAAGTGCTGCTTGACAGCGACGGATACAGGACCAGGCGGGAGGAGAGCATAAAGCGGATAGCGACGTCGGCGGCAAGAAAGGCCTTGAGCAGGAGAAAGCCAGTGGGATTGCAACCAATGTCCAGCTGGGAGCGTAAGGTGGTCCATATGGCGCTTCAATCCATGGACGAGGTGGAGACGCGCTCCGTGGGGCAGGAGCCCAGACGTAGGGTGATAGTATCTCCGAAACCGACGTCGGCCCGAAAAAAAGAGGGAGCAAGAAGGAATTTCAAGGCCGATTAG
- the rpsO gene encoding 30S ribosomal protein S15 has protein sequence MEEWKQKIIEEFKTHDADTGSPEVQVAILTYRIRYLTEHLKVHKKDFHSRRGLLKMVGKRRKLLKYLQEKDFNRYKRLIERLGLRR, from the coding sequence ATGGAAGAGTGGAAGCAAAAGATCATCGAGGAGTTCAAAACTCACGACGCCGATACGGGTTCGCCCGAGGTGCAGGTGGCCATATTGACCTACAGGATTCGTTACCTTACGGAGCACCTGAAGGTACATAAAAAGGATTTTCACTCCAGAAGAGGTCTCCTGAAAATGGTCGGAAAGCGGAGGAAGCTCCTTAAGTATCTGCAGGAGAAGGATTTTAACAGGTATAAAAGGCTTATAGAAAGGCTGGGGTTGCGCCGATAA
- a CDS encoding polyribonucleotide nucleotidyltransferase has translation MNEDKCFEVEIGGRTLVFSTGHLAKQANGAVYARYGDTAVLVTACMEDEPREDVDFFPLIVDYEERFYAAGKIPGGFIKREGKPSESAILSARLVDRSIRSLFPEHMKNDVHVVATILSVDQTNPPDVLAINAASAALAISDIPWDGPVGAVRVGYIDGSLVINPVEEDMQNSTLDLVVTGHKEGITMVEGGAGEVPEEVLVDALELAQQEIRRLVDFQLKMREEVGKPKCEIPAPQEVPEIDECIKTDHYGEIYEAVKIHAKKERSDAIKAIKEKVWEKFKDTYPEQESYVSNVITKYVKKAMRSLILDEGLRADGRAMDELRPISCEVSLLPRAHGSAVFTRGETQAMVVTTLGMFGEDEQILDGLKLDEPPKRFMLHYNFPPFSVGEVRPMRGPGRREIGHGALAERAVKPLIPDESQFPYIIRVVSDILESNGSSSMASVCGASMSLMDAGVPIAKSVAGIAMGLIKEGDKYAILTDIQGLEDHYGDMDFKVAGTRDGVTALQMDNKAGGITREILVQALDQAKRGRLQILDIMEKAIDRPRDELSQYAPRIYTMNIDSDKIRDVIGPGGKTIRSIVQKTGVKIDIADDGVVHIAASSESAANEAMSIIKSLTKDVETGEVYIGKVTRLTNFGAFIELLPGKEGLLHISEVSTSHVPKIEDIFKVGDRVLVVVKEIDELGRVNLSRKRIMENPDDYPLDPDMQTFLEEERKRDSSLAPKKRENDKGQTRHPRHKREQ, from the coding sequence ATGAATGAAGATAAATGCTTTGAGGTAGAGATAGGGGGCAGAACCCTCGTATTTTCGACGGGGCACCTTGCGAAACAGGCTAATGGCGCCGTTTATGCCCGTTACGGGGATACGGCGGTATTGGTCACGGCCTGCATGGAAGACGAGCCCCGCGAGGATGTGGACTTCTTCCCTCTGATAGTTGATTACGAGGAGAGGTTTTATGCCGCGGGCAAAATACCCGGCGGATTCATTAAAAGGGAGGGCAAGCCGTCGGAATCAGCGATTTTGAGTGCCAGACTCGTCGACAGATCCATAAGGTCGCTCTTTCCAGAACACATGAAAAACGACGTACACGTCGTTGCTACGATCCTATCGGTGGATCAGACGAACCCACCCGATGTGTTGGCCATAAACGCTGCGTCTGCCGCTTTGGCCATTTCCGATATTCCTTGGGACGGCCCCGTGGGTGCCGTGCGGGTAGGTTACATCGACGGCTCTTTGGTGATCAACCCGGTGGAGGAGGATATGCAAAACAGCACTCTCGATCTGGTCGTGACGGGGCATAAAGAAGGCATCACCATGGTCGAAGGAGGTGCCGGCGAAGTTCCAGAAGAGGTATTGGTCGACGCACTGGAGCTGGCTCAGCAGGAAATAAGGCGCCTGGTGGATTTTCAGCTCAAGATGAGGGAAGAGGTCGGCAAGCCAAAATGTGAGATCCCAGCTCCCCAAGAGGTACCCGAGATAGATGAGTGCATCAAGACTGACCACTACGGTGAAATATACGAAGCCGTCAAAATACACGCCAAAAAAGAGCGAAGCGATGCCATTAAGGCGATAAAGGAAAAGGTCTGGGAGAAGTTTAAAGATACCTATCCGGAGCAGGAAAGTTACGTCTCCAATGTTATTACCAAATACGTCAAGAAAGCGATGCGCTCTCTGATATTGGACGAAGGGCTGAGGGCCGACGGCAGGGCCATGGACGAGCTCCGCCCCATTTCCTGTGAGGTTTCACTGTTGCCCAGGGCCCACGGATCGGCCGTCTTTACCAGGGGCGAAACCCAGGCTATGGTGGTTACAACTCTTGGAATGTTCGGGGAGGACGAACAGATTTTGGATGGCCTAAAGTTGGATGAGCCTCCTAAGCGCTTTATGTTGCACTACAACTTTCCTCCCTTTTCGGTTGGAGAGGTCCGCCCCATGCGGGGGCCCGGAAGGCGCGAGATAGGTCACGGCGCTTTGGCCGAGAGGGCAGTAAAACCTCTGATTCCTGATGAATCGCAATTTCCCTATATTATTAGGGTAGTTTCGGACATACTCGAGTCCAACGGATCGAGCTCAATGGCCAGTGTCTGTGGCGCTTCCATGTCCCTCATGGATGCGGGCGTTCCTATAGCGAAAAGCGTGGCAGGCATAGCCATGGGCCTCATAAAGGAAGGGGATAAATACGCCATTCTGACGGATATCCAGGGACTTGAGGATCACTACGGAGATATGGACTTCAAAGTTGCAGGGACCCGCGACGGCGTCACGGCCCTTCAGATGGACAACAAGGCGGGCGGCATTACCAGGGAGATATTGGTCCAGGCATTGGATCAGGCTAAAAGAGGAAGGCTTCAAATCCTCGATATAATGGAAAAGGCGATAGATCGCCCGAGAGACGAGCTTTCTCAATACGCCCCACGCATATACACCATGAACATAGATTCTGACAAGATCAGGGATGTCATAGGGCCCGGAGGAAAGACCATCAGAAGTATCGTTCAGAAGACGGGTGTGAAGATAGACATAGCGGACGACGGCGTGGTCCATATCGCAGCTTCTTCCGAATCGGCGGCAAACGAAGCCATGTCAATAATAAAGTCCTTAACGAAGGACGTCGAGACGGGAGAGGTGTACATCGGAAAGGTGACGAGGCTGACGAATTTCGGAGCCTTCATCGAGCTGCTTCCGGGCAAGGAAGGCCTGCTTCACATAAGCGAAGTCAGTACGTCCCATGTGCCCAAGATAGAGGACATATTTAAAGTCGGAGACCGCGTTTTGGTCGTCGTAAAGGAGATCGATGAGCTTGGACGTGTGAACCTGAGCAGGAAGAGGATAATGGAAAATCCCGACGATTACCCCCTCGATCCCGACATGCAGACCTTCTTGGAGGAAGAGAGGAAGAGAGATTCCTCGCTGGCGCCCAAGAAGAGGGAAAACGACAAGGGGCAGACGCGTCATCCAAGACATAAAAGGGAGCAATAG